The Buteo buteo chromosome 3, bButBut1.hap1.1, whole genome shotgun sequence genome has a window encoding:
- the LOC142029554 gene encoding ly6/PLAUR domain-containing protein 2-like, translating into MKMFLSLLLVAIACMEFAQTLRCYTCHEPTAVEKCMTIQKCMKNETMCKTTMYSLEEVYPFTGVLTVTKMCSSVCIPSDVDGIGMTRPVSCCYSDLCNFDDGAASLRISFVPVGMLASSLCVLFWTRL; encoded by the exons ATGAAGAtgtttctgtctcttctgttgGTTGCCATCGCTTGCATGGAGTTCG CGCAAACCTTGCGATGTTACACTTGCCATGAACCTACCGCTGTTGAAAAGTGCATGACGATCCAGAAATGTATGAAGAATGAAACCATGTGCAAGACAACCATGTATTCCCTGGAGGAAG TTTATCCCTTCACAGGAGTCTTGACTGTCACCAAGATGTGCTCTTCCGTCTGCATCCCATCCGATGTGGACGGGATTGGCATGACGCGCCCCGTCTCCTGCTGTTACTCTGACTTGTGCAACTTTGATGATGGTGCAGCTAGTTTGAGGATCAGCTTTGTGCCAGTTGGGATGCTAGCAAGTTCCCTTTGTGTCCTCTTCTGGACTAGACTGTGA
- the LOC142029339 gene encoding lymphocyte antigen 6E, producing the protein MKALLFAVLAAVLCVERAHTLVCFSCSDASSNWACLTPVKCGENENHCVTTYVGVGIGSKSGQSISKGCSPICPSAGINLGIAAASVYCCDTFLCNISGSSSVKASYAVLALGVLVSFIYVLRARE; encoded by the exons ATGAAGGCTCTCCTGTTCGCTGTGCTGGCTGCGGTGCTGTGCGTGGAAAGAG CCCACACGCTCGTCTGCTTTTCGTGCTCGGATGCATCCTCCAACTGGGCCTGCCTGACGCCTGTCAAGTGCGGGGAGAACGAAAACCACTGCGTGACGACGTATGTCGGAGTGGGAATCG GCAGCAAGTCTGGCCAGTCCATCTCCAAAGGATGCTCTCCCATTTGCCCCAGCGCTGGGATTAACCTCGGCATAGCGGCTGCCTCCGTTTACTGCTGCGACACCTTCCTCTGCAACATCAGCGGTTCCAGCAGCGTGAAAGCCAGCTACGCGGTCCTGGCCTTGGGGGTCCTTGTTAGCTTCATCTATGTCCTCAGGGCTCGCGAGTGA